Within the Rosa rugosa chromosome 2, drRosRugo1.1, whole genome shotgun sequence genome, the region aaataaagaaaacgtaaaaacatatatacaagggtggaacgcaaggaacaaatatcaaaaccacatccatataaatgaaatccaattacaattcctgtAGTTGATTTtttatgtcatgagaaagaagttgaccatgtgaaacgttagaaagcaaacgatttcccatattttactttccttcaatatttaatctaagtgaaagcacctaaattaaacctattgaacatgcaatcatagtctagaaagctagctaatcaagaacacattcaatgcatgaagaacaaataaaggatgtcaaccaaagtgcacaacctagtatgaaaaagttcatctatttgcaatcctccttaattgatttcgacttttgtccaaagcctttactacttaaatctagctccaattacatgcatatatcctaagttggccaccaaagaacacatacatataaaagttttctataaaacaaaatcaattaagcaatctcacataagcaacatataaatcaacatataaaaatcacaactttatttcaaaacataaaaatgggctttaaactttgcccttaacgtcatgttaactagaattcataactctacgaatcaaacaaaggaaaataaaagaaagtatgaaatacaccgtgagagatggatgacaagccttgagacgaagaacttgaagatccttgaaagcaagcaatcttctagggacgtcACAAGGGTGGATGACGgttaggatcttgatgtattgcatgacttttctcctccttggttgagacgcagagcttctgaagactagagaatggagaaaaTTTTTCTAATTGTCTGGGGGAGAGAGGTGTGGTGTGGTGGTGTTGTTGTTCgttcctatttataggaggatgacaacttagtctccaagtcttcaagattgatccacacaacattaaccaatcaaataatgccacgtcagctctaccatgtcactcaaccaatgagaagcctccaatttaacaccttgatttagggagattatttttgcattaattgcatgattattttctgatttatctcctCAATTTAGGCCAATAATGAATGTAGAaatcaaggaatgtatctggacctgttttcaacctttctgcttgttgcaatcccttgaaattctccttcCTTATCTGTCGAAATCTCCCTTTGGCCATAATCATgcatttaggatttaattgagatgtcattatccatatatattcttgaaattctgCCAAAATCAGTTTGCATCTAATACAGACccaaaatctgatttttaacCATCTTTTCTTGCCAAAAATGACTCCTAATCCATATCACCTTTGTAGAGGACGTTTTGAGCTTGTTATTGGGCTTTCCTAGTCCACCCAGGTATCCTATTCTCATCAGGACTCCTCATTTTTTTgccatttctcttctttttaccTCATCTCTCCGATgtacctaaaaaataaaaactaaattaaaatttatttatttaaggaaataactaagtaaaatatgaggaaataactattaaaacatcgcatgaaaatgctcctatcaagctCAATCCCCTGCGCGTAGCAATCAGGGGAAGAGAGAGGGCGACCGGCTAAACCCGGATGGTTGATATCGACATCTTGgagataaaaggaaaaaaaggagggTATGGCCTCGACCATACACACCAACTGCGACACTATGGTCGAAAATTTGTTCCATCGGAGATGGAGGGAGGTATAGAAACGCCAACCCATGGGCGGCCTCtaacaaaccctagcagagctatgCTAGGTCGAATAATACAACTGATAAAGCTGTAGAAACTAGATATGTTACATGAAAAATAACGAGAACAATACGAGATACAACAAGGCATCAAAAAATAAATCTAGTAAGAACTGTAAGACAACATTTAAGAaagcataaaaaataaattagatgATGTAAAAAGCAATTAATAATATGACTAACCAAACACATTTCACACAAAAACAGTGTCAAAGTGAGAGACCATATAAACTTCAACCATATATATTTCACCAAAAGTAACTGATAATATGACTGaccatatatatgttatatttttttcttaatcaaaccTACAAGGGCGGAAATCAAGTCAGAATagtcattacatatccttccaaTGTCAtatatagacagacaagaaaatGTGTTAGTACTCACAATGATACATAGAACCAGGTTCACTTATTAGACATGAAATACATCGAAAAACGAGTCTCTTCCTTTAGTAATACTCTAGAAGATTCGCTATAAGCACATAAAAGTGCATAGCTCTCGAAAAATTAGAGAATTATTGAAAATAGACTAAACTACTGACATAGGGTTCCCTAAACAAAGAGAATTTTAATAGAAAGAAAATCTAACTAATACTATGGGCCTTGGGAAAATAACCTAGCCCAAATCACCAAGCTAAGAGACCGCCCGAAGAAAGGGCCTTACTCAAAGCCTAGCAAGCTGGCCTTGACCTTGGAACAAGTCGTCATCAACTCGACACTCTAGTCGTATGTACAACAACTTCAGAGCCTCCCCCAACCACCCTGCTACGGTTTGCACCACCATGACCTGCTTTGCGTCACCTCGACCTGCATCCCTCGATCCGTGCCTCCACGACCCCTGTCACCAATTATCTAGCATCTACAATCCATGACGCTAACGATGCAACACCTCTATGTCGCTGTCGGTAAGGAAAACACCCCTACTTTGTACAACACGACCACAACGCTTTAGAGGCTTAGAATCAGGAATCTGTCGCCAAAACTGCTTTGTTTATACATCGAACAAATAATGCTCTCAAGAAACCACCCCCGAGTCATGGCATCAttcacccgtccggcagcagatcACACAAAGTCGAGGAGACGTCGATGTGCTACCGGACGAGAACGAGATTGCAGAAGTCAGCCGCGGCTTCTTTTAGGGTTTTCATATGTTATGAAGATATATACATTGAAAAAGAGAGTAATATTCCACCACAGTACGAAGAATAAAATAGAGGAGTTTATTTTAAAAGCCCAACACAATAGAGCTAGAATTCATTTGTATTATGagaagacacacacacacacacacacatatataaggAGGTTATAGAGAAGACctcattaaatttgaaatttgaggatatttttattttagcATGTAATTTAATAATCTAAATCACTCATTTTATAGTTACATATACACATATGAGTCATACAAAAAGTAACCAAATATGAAAACGTTTATCCATTTGATTAGTGTCACAGCCCAATCCGCATAGTAAGATATTATCCGCTTTAGGCCTCGCCCTCACAGTTTTATTGTTGGGATCCCACCCAAAACGCGTCTTGCTATGGGGAGATGAGTCTGCACATATAAAGCACATCACCTCCTCTTCTTCAGGCGATTTGGGATCTCACAATACCCACCTTAGAGGCTTGACACCCTCGTCGATACACTTCTGACCGGGAAGTGACTCTGATACCATTCTGTCACAGCCCGATCTGCATAGTAAATTATTATCCAGGCCCCGCCTTCACGATTTTGTTCTTGGGTTCCCACCTTGCTATAAGGATGTGAGTAATTGAGTATACACATACAAAGCACATCACATCCTTTCCTTCGAGCAATGTGGGATCTCACAATTAGCACCATGTTCGTTCTAATTTTATCTACCTTGCTACATTCGTTTCCACATTTTTAATGACTAAATGATTAtgtatttgattgattttttatagaCATAATTCTTGCATATGAATATAAAGGATCAACTGTTGAAATTGCTGAATTAGGTCGTATACTAATAATAATACACTTGTATATTTCCCATCAGTGTCCTTTCTCTAATATGAACCCTGAGTCATCAAAGCCTTTCCGACTCGAACGAGCTCCCTGATTTCTCATGTAGACTCTGTTAAAACTAGTACCTTATCCTTGACGCACAACTTGAAGAAGAATGATTTTTTTTACTGTCTACAACTATGAATGTTGTTCATATGCTTTATGTAATTGTTTGGATACAACAACATCAACTTGATTGAAGAAGCCATTAACGTTGGGGTGCATCTTTTTAATTGCTATCACTCACAGTTCCAGTTTCACTGGAAAATTGGAAGGTCACAAACTGCCCTCTACAGTTGCAAATGTGAAACAGTACTAAAGCAAGACCTGTGActattaaaaatgaaaaaatgacTACTCAATCAAgaatgttttattgttttgcatcttgctatttttattattatcaaaacaaagattttatatacacatccctaactacttaatacacatcccaatttttttcatttcatataAAAATTTATGGGTAGAGAAAATGACCAAAAGACACATCTATATTAGATtgatagaagaaaaaaattaaatcaattgTGTTGTCTCTTCTATATATCTCTTTGTTTGTTCTTCCTAACCCTAACCTTGCACACATCAACATTACCATCATAATCGTCTAGCTATATTTGTATATGTCTAAAGAAAAAATGAACATGAAATAATTGTTCAATTCATATACATGCAATCATGAGTTAGAGAAGCTAATTAATTTATTCAAGATGTAAATCATTATTCATCTGAATTGTTATTCAATTCCTAAAATAAAATGAACATGAAATCATTATTCACCTCTAGCATGAAAATAATCTATGTCCTTTTATCCAATCCTTTTCTTTTAAAATCTAAATAGGTCAGCCATTTATTGAAAACAAAACCCTTACATATTACAAACGTCAGCTGCAATTGTAAAAAAACTGGAACTGAGAAATAGAACTCAGCCTGCCTAAGAGAGCAAGCATGGTTAGCCAACAAATGAGCCACCCTGTTTCCCTGTCTACCCACATGACGCACATGAACAACGCCCTGAGCAGTTCCTAGAGCCATCACATCCTCATGGAGCCTGCCAAGCACGGAAGTGTTAGCAGAATCTTCAGAGGCTAGCTGGCGTTGGACCTCCATCGCGTCAGTCTCCAAGATTGTAGGACCGAAGCCATGCTCCAATGCAAACTCAAGTGCAGCTTTGCACGCCAAAACTTCGGCATGTTCTGGCGATAACAATCCAATCAGTTGACTAGCGCCACCACCCAACATGATCCCCTGCTCGTTCCTAAGCACAAAACCCAGTCCACCCTTCCCAGTAGCATGATGAAAAGAGCCATCGACATTAATCTTAACCAGCCCTACCGGAGGAGCTCTCCACACTGCCTTTCGCTGTCTTCTAGTCCCAAAATTATGGtcgataaaaaaataataatataagaTATTAtgcaataaaagaaaaaactttACGTAAACAAATAAAGACTGTTGTGCAATGAAAGTTTTGCACCTCATATGGTGACCATGGGATACCgttaattaagtttttttttttttcaaagtatcAAAATTTATTTCAAAGCTTCTGTAATTTAAATTTATCGATATTTATACaatatttgaaatattttcaaaattgaCTATTGCTTACTAGTATTAATCGTCATCACAATTTACTCCGTGAAATTTCCATTcaaattttaataaattttgactactaaattaaaaatgaaaaattgtcATTGAAACCGAAAATTGGTCGGACTAAGAGCACAGATAtgattagtattttttttttttgactttgtcaaggagaACCTAAAGACTTCCTAAACCCAAGATAAAACCCATTCGGCGAAAATTGGTCGGACTAAGAGCACAAGGGTGATTAGTAttctttttgactttgtcaatgAGAACTTAAAAACTTTCTAAGCCCAAGATAAACTCATTCGgggcatgtgaaatgctccaactgtgtaTTGCAGCATAGTGATTGCAGCACAatgcctgaccactttgacagcttcgggattcgaacataggttggggagcacacccaactagacaagaaccactaggccacttgcagcgGTTGGTGTGATTAGTATTTGATAtttatttaaatgaaaattCTATTTACCGACAGTACAAGTAATCAAGCACATATTTAATGATATCAACTATTTATATTTATTGTTAACAGTACGTCTTTTTaataactaaaaggtcaatttaaAATTATCCAACCGTCCATATTGTAATGCAAGTGAAATGCGGTTGCTCTGAATCATACCCTCTCTACAAAAAGAAATTGGATATCATTCATTTACCCTCGATCGGAGAAGACTGTCCAAACAAGACAAAGGTTGATGCGATTGCAATAGACGCGCCGCATGTGAGCTCTACGATGAGGTGGGCCACCACCATTTTCGGAGGAATAAAAAACAGCACGCTGTAATGAGAAGTGGGTATTACACGCGCGGTGAAGCAGAAGTGATAGAAGGAGAAGCACTTTATTTGCCCTAGTTACATGAAATGAATGAGAGTTGTCATGTGACTTTAGAGTTCAGAGAGCCCATAAAATTACAAAAACTAGAGAACAAAAGtctttatactctctctctctctctctctatattttATTGCTTTAATTCTCACACACAAACaatcacacactctctctctctcctcctataTGCCATTCAGCTATTGTTTGTGACTGATTATTGGAGTGAGAGAGAGCTAGCGAGAGGAACCCACCTCAGTTTGCTTTCAAGGAAACATATCGAGGAAGCCTTTGGTTGTTTGTAggggagagaagaaagagataaaaaagaAGTGAGTTCGGAGAAGGAagtaaaggaagaagaaagaagcaggGAAGATCCATGATTATGATGAGAGAGAAAGGTTACTGGGCACAATAGAAGAAACAGCAGAGGAAAGGTCGTTATTgcattttccttctttcttgCTCTCTTTGTCtggctctctctttctttctctgtcaTTCATTCACTCATTCACTCAGTGGTACTGGATCAGTGGATTAGTGTGAGACTGTGAGCATTGGGCCGGCCCCCACCCAGAAGCTAGAGAGAAGCACAAGTCATCTCCCTATCGCTGCTCTGCTCTGCTCTGCTCGATCTGTGTTGGTGATCAGAAAACCAACTCCTTTACACATAAAAGCCAAAGTGGCAACGCAACCagaagctgctgctgctgctgctgctgcagcaGTAGAAGAGaggaaatagaaagaaaaagcaaaaaaaagaagaagtaaaaCTTGAGCTAgatgaaatgaaatgaacaaCCTAGCCTTTTTTCCCATGTCCATCCATTTCGATCGatctattcttttcttttcttattgaGTTGCAGAGACCCCACTCCACTCACCACTTTGTTTACAAACACATAACACCCAGACATAGATATTAGCAGTGTTGACATGCACTTGCTGAAATTCCTAGCTTCCATGGATTCGGAGAGCTAGCCTAGCCCGGCTCTGCTCCcaatttcttctctttctctgtccttccttccttcctctTGTCGTCTTTTAGCTACTGATCAGatgacaagaagaagaagatagtaTATAAATAATTCATGAGTTGAGATCTATATATCCACCGAATTTAGCTGTTGTTGTAAATTAAGGGTTTTCAGTTGTGGCTACCACAAGGAGGCTGCCTTCAGATTCTGGTGCTTTTGCAGACTGGGTGGGGGGCTCATCAGCTTCGTCTTCGGCTAACGATCTCTGTCTAGGCTTCAATGCTGGGCCTACTGCCGGACCCTCCCCCTCTGCCTCAGCCGCCATGTGGTCGTCATCATCAGGCCCTTCCAGGCCCATCAACTACGGCTTCCCACCGGAGATGGGTATGCTCGGCCTTCGAGACGTCTTCCTTGTTGCTCCAGCTGCAGCCTACCACAATCACccgcaccaccaccaccaccaccaccatcaacaAGACCTTCTCTCATCTGATCATAATTCCATGAATGGCTCTAATCCCGCCACAGCTCTCGGCGTCGGGGTCATTCCACTCCTCACCACCACCCCTTGCCTGGGCCCTCCCAATACCAACATGAATGATgacaatgatgatgatgatgatgatgatcacaACATGCTGAGCGGTCGCAACAGAAACAGTgcaggtggaggaggaggaggaagtaTTCACTTGTGGCAGCAGCCGACCCAGCAACAACACCAACTTTTCCTCAAGAAAAACCAGAACCTTCACGGTGGCGCCCATTTGATGGTTCCAGGTGGTGGTGGGAATTTTGGTGCCTCGGCGGCATCGGCATCGGCATCGGCATCGTCGGCTCTCACTTGTCAAGACTGCGGGAACCAGGCCAAGAAAGACTGCAGTCATCGGCGGTGCAGGACATGCTGCAAGAGCCGTGGTTTTGATTGTGCCACGCACGTGAAGAGCACGTGGGTCCCAGCGGCTAGACGTAGGGAGCGGCAGCTCATGTCCGAGGGAGTGGCGGCGGCGGCCGGGTCTTCTGCGTCTACCTCTCACACTAATAATACTAGTTGCAATGCCAAAAAACCAAGACTGGTTACTTCGCAAAACACAACTCCCTCTCATACCAACTCCACTTCAAACACTACGCCACCCAGAAGCTATGACAGTACCTCCAAACTCCAACACCAaggttctctctctttctctgttaCTCTGTTAGCATCATCAGATTCATATTCTACTTGGGTGAATTAATTGATCTGATCAAGTGGGAGTACTAGTAGTGCGGCTTTTGAAAGTTGGAGTTAGTTTTGTTGAATTAATTCATAAATACTTGCACATTAATTGTTACAGATGGTGGTTTTCCAGAGACGATGCCGGGCCAAGTGCGGGCGCCAGCGGTTTTTAAGTGCGTTCGAGTAACGGCCGTGGATGATGGTGCAGAGGATGAGTATGCCTATCACGCTGTCGTCAAAATCAACGGTCATGTGTTTAAGGGGTTCTTGTATGATCAAGGGGTTGAAGGTCAAGGTAGAGATCATCATGGCTTCCCTAATATTTCTGATTTGCATTTGGGTGGTAGAAGCGGAGGTGCCACTAGTACCCCAACTGGAAGAAATGGAGGTGCTCCAATACTCGACCCCGCGGATGCTTATGCAGCCGCTGCAGCGGCCTCCACTAGTAGAGGATTGCTGCTGGGAGGGTCAAACTTTGGTAACTCAATAAATTAAATTGATGATCGGTAATCATTCTTGTTCCTGGTTTCAGGTAGTAGATTCATCAATGAAATGAAAGTAAACCTATAACATAAATTAGTCAAATTTACTTCTTCATGAACTAATTAATTTTCTTCTAATTAATCTTGTATGAAGAATGATCATCCAAACTAGTTTCCTCAAGTCGAGTATAGTTACATACATACAAATATTCGCATCACAGCAATAACACTCGGGTGGAGGGTTTATCTCATGCGAAAAAGCTGCAAGTCTGATCTTTGCCTAATCTTATAATTAATTAAGTGAATAGAACAAGAGAAATTAATCACTTCCAAGTTGTATTGTTTTCTTCTTGTAAGAAAAAGTTATTTAAAGCACATGTAACAAAAATAGACAAAGATGAAAATTAAATAAGTAATTAACAAACTTTTCTTCAGTATCATAGAGGAAGAGAGGtttctattattttcttttatttcttaatTTCTCCTTTCCCATAGTAGTAGTAGGTGGCTAGCTTTCTTCTATCTCATTTTTCACCTATTCTTATAAGTGAAATGGGATCATTTGAATGGAAGTTATATGCTTTcttaattaataaaattatatgaaaatttaGGCAAGCATATATTaacaaaaaatatagaaaaatatTGATCAAAGAAGAGATGTTTTTGTTcctattgatatatatatatacttcttTTCTCCCATAATGGTAATAGTTTGTTTTCTTGCTATCTGTCTCTTTCCTCTTCATCAAAGTCTTTTGCTTGTCAAAGGTGAAATTCACAGCATAAAGCAATTTATTTTCTCCTTTATGGTACAActatttttttgactttgtgtgCACTATTCATTCATGTGCCACAGTACAAGGCTTATAATTTATTCTAACTAAAAGTAATATCTACACTAGCTCGATCACAAGTCACAACGCAAATCCCCTTAATTAAAGGATTTTGTTTGTGAGCTCCATTTATTAATTTCATCTGTTTTGTTAATAATTTCGGCTGTCGTGCATATCTGTATTTTCGGTCTTGGTGCATGCCTGCTAGCTAATtactactattcactgcttagCTAGCCAGTATAATTTGATTTGGCTCtacttcatcttcatcatcattctCAAAGCTAGCTATATCGAAGTGAATGAATTGGATCATAGTTGAGCAATTTGCAATCCAAACTACTGCTGGCTTTATGCTTTAGGGCTTTAGCAAGTTTGTAGTACTTTGTTGTAATGTAACCATCCTTGATTTGTTTCCGACTAGAAGAAGTAGTTCAATACTGTCTACTTCATGTCCTTTTCAAAATACTAGCTACCTTTACATACGCGCTAGCATATTGATCCATCCTCTCTGCACTACTGATCATCACTAACTATTAGTTGTTTGTTTCAAAGTTTAAATTCATTTCCTTATTTTGAAAACCTTGATTGATGATTGAATGAGTAATTCCTTGTGTGTTCATTACTTTGTAAACCCCAAGTTCATGATCGATCATAGCTAGCTGGTGTATGTTTAAATGCTTCCTGTATTGTATGTCATTTTCGCTTTTCGCTTAATTAGCAGCGATGAATGTTAGCTATTATGCGTAGAGAATATGAATGGTGGCTTCTTTATTCGTTCTGATGGCTTGTCTATGTTTTGTTGGAACTAACATTGCATACATTTGTTcagacaagaaaaagaaaaaaaaaaaaaaatttcatacatTTGTTGACAAATTAATCAATCAATCTATTAATCAATTAATGTTTTGATTAATATTATTAAGAAGCTGGTGTGTCTAGATTCAATGCCAGCGTATATACATGTGCTAAATGGATTTAGTTCTCTTACCCTCGCTCACATGCTGTTCCCATAGCTAGATTGCTTTCATCATGT harbors:
- the LOC133732384 gene encoding protein LATERAL ROOT PRIMORDIUM 1 isoform X1, whose product is MWSSSSGPSRPINYGFPPEMGMLGLRDVFLVAPAAAYHNHPHHHHHHHHQQDLLSSDHNSMNGSNPATALGVGVIPLLTTTPCLGPPNTNMNDDNDDDDDDDHNMLSGRNRNSAGGGGGGSIHLWQQPTQQQHQLFLKKNQNLHGGAHLMVPGGGGNFGASAASASASASSALTCQDCGNQAKKDCSHRRCRTCCKSRGFDCATHVKSTWVPAARRRERQLMSEGVAAAAGSSASTSHTNNTSCNAKKPRLVTSQNTTPSHTNSTSNTTPPRSYDSTSKLQHQDGGFPETMPGQVRAPAVFKCVRVTAVDDGAEDEYAYHAVVKINGHVFKGFLYDQGVEGQGRDHHGFPNISDLHLGGRSGGATSTPTGRNGGAPILDPADAYAAAAAASTSRGLLLGGSNFGNSIN
- the LOC133732384 gene encoding protein LATERAL ROOT PRIMORDIUM 1 isoform X2; protein product: MWSSSSGPSRPINYGFPPEMGMLGLRDVFLVAPAAAYHNHPHHHHHHHHQQDLLSSDHNSMNGSNPATALGVGVIPLLTTTPCLGPPNTNMNDDNDDDDDDDHNMLSGRNRNSAGGGGGGSIHLWQQPTQQQHQLFLKKNQNLHGGAHLMVPGGGGNFGASAASASASASSALTCQDCGNQAKKDCSHRRCRTCCKSRGFDCATHVKSTWVPAARRRERQLMSEGVAAAAGSSASTSHTNNTSCNAKKPRLVTSQNTTPSHTNSTSNTTPPRSYDSTSKLQHQETMPGQVRAPAVFKCVRVTAVDDGAEDEYAYHAVVKINGHVFKGFLYDQGVEGQGRDHHGFPNISDLHLGGRSGGATSTPTGRNGGAPILDPADAYAAAAAASTSRGLLLGGSNFGNSIN